A DNA window from Zingiber officinale cultivar Zhangliang chromosome 3A, Zo_v1.1, whole genome shotgun sequence contains the following coding sequences:
- the LOC122052923 gene encoding probable receptor-like protein kinase At5g24010 → MDHLFLHHLLIASLLLSASSDFAPQYFLNCGGQSDITTDDSPSRVFVTDSEYLSSKADSLSLSNPSSSNLRPSIYSTARVFTGPVSYTFPLNSTGVHVIRLHFLPFSADARDLSAARFDVTVQLLHLLKNFSVASSATPVIKEYFLWVDSAASSALELNFLPVSPSFAFVNVVEVLTAPAYLFDSSTTSNLSNQTMETVYRINVGGTKVTPANDTMWRTWIPDDANISNSNTAFLNGTDISAIDYEKSDVTNVVAPKFVYSTARTMNIPDEMRTGNPDFNFNVTWKFRVETSYNYLVRAHFCDFISQSSITFVLYVADQSQEILSGDGTDHDFLVPFYKELTVEVRPPSVWINISIGRSLKTQPSDANAFLNGLEIFKFSNAIVNSGDTTNRRSTTVAAFASASAGGAVLLSLLVFGLILWARKRRHGSKSLSLLSNETSSPYRQGTARRGNFVDLSSNSTSAAPTASPRVNFDLSIPLLDIKAATNDFDESFVVGNGGFGKVYKGVLGDGTKVAVKRAMPGSNQGYPEFQAEILVLSKIRHRHLVSLIGYCEEQSERILVYEYMEKGPLRNYLYGGSDDKPSLSWKQRLEICIGAARGLHYLHTGYSDTIIHRDIKSTNILLDKINLAKVSDFGLSRLGPSMGETHVTTGVKGTFGYFDPEYFKTQQLTDKSDVYSFGVMLFEVLCARPVIDRSVSHEQINLAEWALDWQRRGQLEKIIDQRLVGKINRNSLRKFGETAERCLADYGVDRPPFADVLWNLEYALQLHVTELKREPHEDSGAVESRIDVPAMREVDAAGVVKETGEEENWSSRRMVTLDSSASAVFSQLVNSDGR, encoded by the coding sequence ATGGATCATCTCTTCCTCCACCACCTCCTCATCGCGTCCCTCCTCCTTTCCGCCTCCTCGGACTTCGCCCCCCAATACTTTCTCAACTGCGGCGGCCAATCCGACATAACCACCGATGACAGCCCCTCCCGCGTTTTCGTTACCGATTCCGAATACCTCTCCAGCAAAGCCGATTCCTTGTCACTCTCCAACCCCTCCTCCAGCAACCTCCGACCGTCCATCTACTCCACTGCCCGCGTCTTCACTGGCCCCGTCTCCTACACCTTCCCTCTAAATTCCACCGGCGTCCACGTCATCCGTCTCCACTTCCTTCCCTTCTCAGCCGACGCCCGTGACCTCTCCGCCGCTCGCTTCGACGTCACCGTCCAGCTCCTCCACCTCCTCAAGAACTTCTCCGTCGCTTCCTCCGCCACCCCCGTCATCAAGGAGTACTTCCTCTGGGTCGACTCTGCCGCCTCCTCAGCGCTTGAACTCAACTTCCTCCCCGTTTCTCCTTCCTTCGCTTTCGTCAACGTCGTCGAGGTCTTAACCGCCCCCGCCTATCTCTTCGATAGCTCTACCACTTCAAATTTATCGAATCAGACTATGGAGACGGTCTACAGGATCAACGTGGGCGGCACCAAGGTTACTCCGGCCAACGACACCATGTGGCGGACATGGATCCCTGATGATGCCAACATCTCGAACAGCAACACGGCTTTTTTGAACGGCACCGACATCAGCGCTATCGACTACGAAAAGTCAGATGTGACGAACGTTGTCGCTCCGAAGTTTGTTTACTCCACGGCTCGAACCATGAATATCCCAGATGAAATGCGGACTGGCAATCCAGATTTCAACTTCAACGTTACTTGGAAATTTCGGGTGGAGACGAGCTACAATTATCTGGTTCGTGCACATTTCTGCGACTTCATCTCACAGAGCAGTATCACCTTCGTCCTTTACGTTGCCGACCAGTCTCAGGAGATACTCTCAGGAGATGGCACTGATCATGACTTTCTCGTGCCCTTTTATAAGGAATTAACGGTGGAGGTGCGGCCTCCCTCGGTGTGGATTAACATTAGCATTGGCAGGTCGTTAAAAACCCAGCCATCGGACGCTAACGCCTTTCTTAACGGTCTCGAAATCTTCAAATTCAGCAATGCGATCGTCAATTCCGGCGATACCACCAACAGACGAAGCACGACCGTCGCGGCTTTTGCCTCTGCGTCGGCCGGCGGCGCCGTCCTCCTGAGCCTCCTCGTCTTCGGCCTGATCCTTTGGGCTCGCAAGCGTCGTCACGGATCGAAGTCTCTGTCGCTGCTATCGAACGAGACGTCGTCGCCGTACCGCCAGGGAACGGCGCGGCGGGGAAACTTCGTGGATCTCTCCAGCAACTCGACCTCAGCAGCGCCGACGGCGTCCCCCAGAGTGAACTTCGATCTCAGCATCCCGCTGCTCGACATCAAGGCCGCCACCAACGACTTCGACGAGAGCTTCGTGGTGGGGAACGGCGGCTTCGGGAAGGTCTACAAGGGCGTCCTCGGCGACGGCACCAAGGTGGCGGTGAAGCGGGCCATGCCCGGGTCGAATCAGGGGTACCCGGAGTTCCAGGCGGAGATCCTCGTGCTGTCCAAGATCCGCCACCGCCATCTCGTCTCGCTCATCGGCTACTGCGAGGAGCAATCAGAGAGGATCTTGGTGTACGAGTACATGGAGAAGGGTCCGCTCCGGAACTATCTGTACGGAGGATCCGACGACAAGCCGTCCCTTTCCTGGAAGCAGAGGTTGGAGATCTGCATCGGGGCTGCCCGCGGGCTGCACTACCTCCACACCGGCTACAGCGACACCATCATCCACCGCGACATCAAGTCCACCAACATCTTGCTCGACAAAATCAACTTGGCGAAGGTATCCGATTTCGGCCTCTCGAGGTTGGGGCCTTCCATGGGCGAGACCCACGTGACCACAGGGGTGAAGGGAACCTTCGGCTACTTCGACCCTGAGTACTTCAAGACGCAGCAGCTGACTGACAAATCCGACGTCTACTCCTTCGGCGTGATGCTGTTCGAGGTGCTCTGCGCGCGGCCGGTGATAGACAGGAGCGTGTCGCATGAGCAGATTAACCTGGCGGAGTGGGCGCTGGACTGGCAGAGGAGGGGCCAGCTGGAGAAGATCATAGACCAAAGGTTGGTGGGGAAGATCAACAGAAACTCACTAAGGAAGTTCGGGGAGACGGCGGAGAGGTGTCTAGCTGACTACGGCGTGGACAGGCCGCCGTTCGCCGACGTGCTGTGGAACTTGGAATACGCGCTGCAGCTTCATGTGACGGAGCTGAAGAGGGAACCGCACGAGGACAGCGGCGCCGTGGAGTCGCGAATTGATGTGCCGGCGATGCGGGAGGTTGATGCGGCGGGTGTTGTGAAGGAGACTGGTGAGGAAGAGAACTGGAGTTCGAGGAGAATGGTGACATTGGATTCGTCGGCGAGCGCCGTGTTCTCCCAATTGGTCAACAGCGACGGAAGATAG